The genomic window AACATTTCTCGATAACATTGGATGCATATTTATGCTGACTCATTTGTACAATTTTTCCAGTCAACTTGCTGATAATTTGGCTTCTTTCATGGGGATTTCCCCTCTCCAAAACATGCTGCAAACAGTACAATCAATTATGACATTATCATCAAGCATTAAGGCAGGAAACATAAAAATCAGTTGCTAATTACAACTACACCAAAGAAGAGAGGTATAGGGAATCCCATACTGAACACAGAAAAACCATCTATGTTTTTAAAGCAGCTGCCTCATGTACAAATCCATAACACACGGTAGTGCACTCAATAGTGACCAAATACTTCATGACATGAGGCAAACGAATATACAGAAGGTAGTGATGGTATTAATTTGATGACTGAGCTTTGCTAGTAATCAATATGGTCCATGGTTGACTAAAGCAAAAGAGGGGGGAATAAGGTATCACTCAGCAGAAAATGATCAACTAGAAATTTTATGTTGCTGCTCAAATATAGTTAGGACGAGGCATTGCAGATATAATCAACCACCAATTTtatgattgagggattaataaAATACCCAAAAGGTATAAGTCAAATTCCCAATATTTACAGAGTGAAAACCTTGTGTGaaacaaagaaggaaataaCTCAGTTATGCTAGGCATAAAAAACTAACCTGAGTAACATAATTGCCATACTGGTCTTCTGCAAGAACATAAGCAGATTCCAAGATCTCATCCACTATAAATTGACTTTGTGACACCTCCGAACAATGTTCCAAAACTCTCTATGACAAAGAAGGAAAATGTTCCAATAATATGAGAGGGAAAACATGAAGGTGCCTCACAACCAAAAAGATGTGGTCTTACCTGAATAACACGACAACCATAGGGATGACTAGAAAGCACGGTAACTTGGCCTTTAAAAGCAGATAtaataaatccaattttctctgtAGGAATGCATTCAATACACTTCTGAATCACATGATTCCCATTTTGGTCGCGTACACATCTGATAACATGTCCATCAAGCTCATGCACAAGTTGTGTCTTCTGATCAAGCTCAATAACCTCAAGGGCCTAGGACATGCATTCAGCACAGAATCAAAAGTTCTTATGCAGTTCACATTTCAAAATGACATAAGATAGAAATACACAGTGAACTATTTCCAGGAAGTCATTTAAACAAATCATACAGGTCTACACACAAAAGGAAAATGCAAATCCTTACAAGTGACATACGTATCATTTTCATGCTCCCAACTGACATGCTTATAGAAAAATACCTTCTATCTCCCAGCTACTAAACAATATCGAGGAGTAGTGCTCAAGATTTTTTGCAATGAATAGAGAGTTCCACATCTTAATTGTCATGGGATCAGTAAGTTCTACAGCAGTTGCCTTATCTACCAACCTATAACACAGTCTTGTAATAGCACTTTTCAATTTGTAAGTGGCATTCCAAGTTTTTGAGCCATTGCTTGTTAGCACAATTGGCTTAGTATTCCACCACATAGAGCTGCATATTGTTCATACAATCAGCAGAATTGATCttttgaaacatatttttaatacagTGGAAAACTCATTGTGTGCGACAACAAGTCAAAGCCCTTTAGACATAAGAATATAAGCACACTCCACTAATTCCCCAacatcaaattttgaataacaGATTTTAGGAGGGCACAGCCCTCTGGTCTTTTATGATTACAATGACAGAATAAAATGAAACGAAAAGGAGTGGCTAAGGGGAGAGGGTATATCCTTTCCTTGCCATCCATGTATTCTGTCGGTGCTACTTTGTTGAGGGCTTCTTTAGAATATGTGACCCTGCTGCACATGGGTGGGTCTTTGAGGACAGTGACCTTAGCAACCTTTGCTAGAGGAAGGTATGATGAGGACAGACCTGGTGCAGGTACAATCGAGGTTTAAGGTGTAGATTGTTGATTTGGAAGGAGGCAGGCCTCCAGAACTGTTGGATCTGGAGGCCTCCAGGGCTTGGACGGTTAGGGTTTGAGAAGGCGGAAGAAGGAGACAGGAAGGAGGCATACCAGAGGGCTCCTTGTCTTTGCATTGCTATAGCAGGGCTTGGACAGTTAAGGTttgaggaggaggaagaaggaGACAGGAAGGAGGCATATCAGAGGGCTCCTTGTCTTTGCATTGCTATAGTTCTTCTGCCATCTTCcattatctctctctctctctctctgtgacCAGGGATTCCATGAACAGTGTTACAGTCACTCCTTGAAGGCTAACAGTGACAATCTATCAATAGCAATTAGATCAGATTTCCTAAATACCATTAGCTAAGAGGTAAatacaaagaataaattgaatGCTACATAATAATATCAGCAAGATAAACTAATCCAATAACAGTCAATCTCCTAATAATGTCATCAGACTTGCATATTTTGGACATGGGAGTTCCTTCCATGTTTTGCAAATGATGTGAACTTTTGCAAGTCTTCTGTGATTAATTAGACATAATCCTTGAAGTCTCTTTTAATTAGTCACataaatatatctatatatatatatgtatatgactTCAAGGGTTTCTTCCAAAATTTTAGTAGGATCTGGATTCTGTCTGTCAACACATTGTTCAACAATATAAGATATGCAGACACCCACCTACTTAGATTCATTCATAGGTGTGCCCTTAAAGAAATCTATATTGCAAAAAGTGACACATCCAAGATGCACCCGATGAAGGCAAAATCGTTTTTTGGAACTGTAGAACTCCATGGATCTACTGCAAGAGTTCAATATACCTTCTGGATCACACGACAACCATACATTTGCAGACTTAAAGGTATCATCTGGCCAGCAAGTTGATATGCAAGTTCCCTTCTCTGCTCAGGAGTCCCATGTTCAAAAAACTGTAACATATAAAGTCCAGATTTGAACAACAAAAACTAtctcatttataaaatttcagAAGTCATGCAAGATAATACATGAAAACAAACATACAATTTAATGCCTAAGAAGTTTGAAAACATACCTTTTGAATAACATAATTCCCAAAGACATCAGTCATTAATCTTGAAGCATGTGGAAGAACCTCTTTGAAAACAGATGCCTTCTCTTCACCACTACAATTCTCCAACTTCTGCTGAATAAACCGACTCCCATGTTGATCAACACTGAGAttaaaatgcaagaaaaatgaTTCTTTGTATTGGATGTGCTAcagaaattcaattttaaactgTAAAAAAAGAAACCTAATCATATAAGAAAATGTAAAGAACAGGAACACAGCACATAACACCTGCCTGAATTCAACTGTGCGTCCTGCAATATCAGAGAGCTCAAATTTCCGGGCATTGTTAGATTTGAGTTCTTCGAGAAAAGAGTGTTTTTTGGGATCCTCAAAGTTGTCTGCTCCTCTTTGTCCTTGCCATCCAGAATATACTCCTACATTTCTAATTGGACCTTGAGGAAACCTCATTTCATTTCTACGTCCTGGATGATTTGTCCCACCTACTGGAGATCCAGGCAGTATCGGACTAGAGAGAGGTGAGGCCGGAAATTGTGTCATGACACCCATGTTGGGAGGACTTCCATAATAACTACTGCCCATTATTCCCCCTTTTCTTGGACTTGGAACACTCAGGCTTCCATTTGTTGGAGGCTGGAGTTTCTGATCACCCATGTAGGCACTGACATGGGACTCTTTCTGTGAAACAGAGGAATCTTGACCCCCAATAACACCTCTTGGTGGCAACCGACCATACTGACCTGCAGCACCATATGCGTCCTCAAAAGGATGCTGAAAGTATTGCATGTGAAGAGGATCCAGAAAAGAAGGTTGCAGCATTAACCCATGATGCCCATAGAACTTGTTCAGATTTTGTAACTCATGTGGAATGCTTTCCCCCATTGATGCACCAGTTGTTCGAACATTAAAGCTTGGACCAGAAGTAGCATCAAAAGGCATAGGAATGGCAGCAGGAGAAGGGTACCCACCTATAAATTGAGGAACAAGTGCCGAACTCAGACCATATCCACCCATCCCATACTGCGGAGCAAATAGGCCTGATGGCTGTATATTAGGGTAAAATGGACTTCCTGAAGCAATATATGCTGCTGCTGTTGCATACAGAGGAGGGGTGAGTCCAGGAGACTGCATCATAGGCTGTACCTCAACTGAAGAGAACTTAGGGGGTGCATGGGGAAGTTTTTCCATGCCATTATAAGGGTGGCTCATTCCTTGAGAGATCACTTGAGCCTGAACTCCCTGAACTTTGTATGGAGAGCTTTGTTGTGCATATGGATGGTGTGGCGGCATATTCCTCTCATACGATGGTTTCTGTTCTTGTTTATTTGCATTATTCTCAGCAACTAGAAGACTAGATACATTAGATGCTTTTGTTTTAGACTCCACTCTAGAAACCTCCAATCCAGCGCCCCCACTAACTAACGCACCAGCCCCACCTTTATCACTTGATTCATCTTTAGGTAGAGGCAATGAGCTGTGTTTTCTATCAGAATATGATGAGCTTGGAAAAGAGTTAGCCGCATCATCCTTATTGGGCATTAACCCAATAGCAGGTGCATCTAGAGTGCATGTGCTTGCAGAAACATCAACAGTGCCTGGACCTGGTTCCggtaattttgaaatttcaagaGAGGAATCATTTAATGAAATGGCATGAACATCAAGATCAAGTAGTTCCTCCGTTGCTGCATGGCTCGAGGAACGAGACTGATTATATACAGGAGATGGGGTGCGGGGAAAGTCTTCCtacaaaaaatgaaacataTCATGAGTACCAGGCAATACAAATAAGCAATGTCAACTATCCAGAGGACTAGTTAAAGAACATCACAGCAGCAATTAATCATTAATATGTTACAATAAATATTATGACCAATGTTCAGAAGAGGGACTTCTTTTGAGGGAGAAAATCAGACAgactttatccatataaaatgTGACATCAGAATGGAATGTCATCTCAttacttatttttctaataatgtgtacaatttttgggtttttttttttaaaaaaaaatctttttatttttcatttttttgatagaGATAATGGATTTTTGTGTAGCAATTCTTAAAagtattatcaaataaaaacgATTGTACAACAAGTACTATGTTCAATGAACATGtaatataataatcaataattACTTTTGTAgaataattatttcaaatgtAACATTTATGTACAATATTTCAGGAAAATAATATTTGGAAAACAGGATATCTTTGGAAGAAGaagtaaataattattataattattactGTGGCAATATACATCATATAGCAATCATCCATCATCTTagaaaatcaaaaaaataatttaaaatatagcaGCCATGTTGATGTTTTGGTACTTTTTGTatgttaaaaatcatttttgtcattttacgaatacaaaattattttttaatagagcATCTATACACAATATTTCCTGTAGGATCGAAGAGGAAACATTTCAACTGACTTCAAGAAATGTCAAAAGACACACAAAATTGTAGTTAAAAGTCATATGattacttatattttatataagcaatgtcaatacataaaacaaagaaaaggagAAGCCCAAATGGCTCATAGCAAGATACTTGGAACTCTCAACTAGCAACATAAACATAAGTAACTCAGTGATAAAAACAACAATGAGAAATGGGACAAAAAAGCATTGGGATTAAAAAGATATCCATAAATATATACAGAGTCACATGCTGATATGCTTTtagatataccaaattttaaaaaccaagaTCAGAAATGTTATAAAGCATGACCAAGCATCAAGATTGGTGATAAGAATGCAACTCAGAAAATACACCACTCAGATTAAGTTTTAGACCTGTATCAGATCAACCAAACTTTTATGACGACCTGCTGAAGAAGCTGTCTTCTGTCCAGGCATAACTGCACTGCTGCTTTCTGGCCAATCATCTGAGGTTTGTCGGGGTGACCTATCATCCTCAGACTCCTCCTTGTGAGTAGATAGGGAACCACGAGACAAATGCAGAGATCCATTTCCACTGTCGTCAAAAGAAGTTAATCTCCAATTATTGCCAAAACCACCAATATGGCGTACCAGGCGTTGATTCTCCCGTGAAATAAGCGGTGGAGGAAGCCTTGGATTCAGGTTGACGTTAGAGCAGTAGTATGCAAAATAGGCTGGATCAGACCGCAGTTGTTCCTCAGACTCAGAATTCTCAATAGCACTGCTTAAACTTGCCAAGCTTGAATCCAGATTGTTCCGTTGAGTCATTAGATTCCCAATAGCAGCAAAAGAACCCTCCATACTAGGTGGTGCACTACCACTTCGATTCGGAACCATATCGCTCTGATCTCCATGCAACCTATGACCATTCAGAAGTAATCCCAACTCCTCCGCTGCCATATTCTTTAATGGTGATACAAATGTTGCAGCATCCATGGAAGAGGGCCATTTAGTAGCTCCACTGCTTTCCACCATTCTCATAGGGCTCTCAGTTGCCATCCTGATTAAATATAATCATGGGCAACCTTTGTATAAAACAATgactttcatattttcttctgGGAGCCATGTCAACCCCCTATTCACGAATTTTAAGTCAATTATTAactttatattcaaaatttacataaaagaaaaaggaaccctgtcaaaataaataaataaaggaaacagGTTGCAGACACCTAGCATCACATGCCGACATGTGGTGTTGCCATTTTACTCTTTAACCATATACAAGAATCATGAGCAAATTGACAACAAAGTTAACATAAGCAAGTTAGTTTAGACTTCAGAGTAAAATCAATAGTTACCAACAGCAAAAAGGGGAAATGGAAGGGGGGAAAAGGCACAGTTGAAGCAATGAAAAAGTACTCTAAAAGGTAGACCTACaacaaaaatgacaaaaaatcaAAGTACCTAATTGAAAGCAAAAACAACCAACAAATTGTTtaaatcataagatataaatacATATTTAAAGGGAAAATTTACTTGCATTTGCTCTTTTTACAATGGCTGTAGAACTCATGTAGGTGGTTTTGGCAAGTCCATGCTCCGTTTCCAGCTCAATGCAATCAGGGGAAACAGTGACATTGGCTTAACAACCACAGTAAAACTAGTATCGATACCCAACAAAGGTAATAAGGTCACCATAATACATCAAGACAACAAACTCCAAAATAAGTGATGTCATCAGAAACAATGTCAACAAATTTGCCTGCTAGTATGAGGCTGTTGAcgaaagggaaaaaaaccaaaccaaaaaagaaaggcAGCTAAAATATATGTCATTTATGGTACACCTAGAGCCAGCAAAATGTTAGGTTAATGCTGATAGGTGCATCTGGGCCTAAGTAATAAtccatttggaaaaaaataaaattttatgttaaaataattCTATTAAGTACCTCAAAATGCTTCTAGGATAAAAAGATATCATAACATTCAACATAACTGAAATTAATAACTGGATTAAACCAGAAACATTTAACATGAGGCAGTTCAAGAGCCATAAAAGTGTTAAGGTCAGATTTCAACAGCTGTAAGAACAGGCAAGAGCTACCTTTTTATCAGCGAGATCAAATCATCCATAAGAGGAGGGAGGATAAAGAGGACGATTTACAAAGAATTTGGGCAATCAACTGAGTACAAAAGTGACTAAGACTAGTTCACCATGAACATCAACATATCGGATTAAAGGAATAAGATCAGCATGCATTGTGGTACAGAATGATAGGTAAACAAGAAACACATCCTTATAGATGAACTGGGGATGTCGAGATAAACAACTGGCAAGACAAGGTAAGAAATAATTAATACCAAATGAGTTGCCTGGAAATAAGGTGAAAAGAAGTCAACTGAGATGGTCTTTGCATGAATGGTCTCACTGAGACCAGTGAGTGCAATTATAAGAATTAAAGTTATTTAAGTTTGAAGGTTCTATAAGGATGACATGAAGGCCAAAACATGGATTGAGCTACGAGAAAGGGCATAATGGGTTGTGATGCAAATTGACCCAGGCAAGAGCGGGCACGTGGGTATAGaacataaatatttgaaatgttttttacTCAAACCAACAACATGGGGAAAAATAAATCTTCcctttttataaatgaagaaaaaaaaagtcacatTAGGTTGAATAGTCAAATAAAACTCCCTTAGTATCTAATTAATGATGGAACGTATTAATTTCAAACATGCGAGACAAATCAATACTCTAAAAGATCATTTCACCCCAACTCATGATTGATCCATTCTGCAAAACCATAATAAAAAAAGGCAAAGCAGGTAATTGTATAAGCTGCCCCAGTCTGTCCTTATTTGCAGGTTAACAAAACCACAACTATAGTTTTCACTGTTGTTAACAAATTGAGCATTCTTCCCCAGAGACAATATAAGAAAGGTTTCAAATATCTAATATGCTCACTCATAAATATCTTCTCAACCGCAATAATCAATCTTATGAAAAGCACCCAATACACTTACTAAGCATATGTTTCAAACCAAATTCAAATTCTCTTAACTGCATGTTTTATGCACGATTAAAACCAAAATTGTGAGAATAGCATAGTTCCCACAAACAAATATCTATGGTTTCGCACGCCAACCAGAGTAAAAATTCAGCAACATTTCCAACAAAGCAGCACCAACAACACTTAATGGAATCCCACTGAAACCAATACCTATCAAAATTGAATAGAACCCATCATTCCTAAAGCCCTAAAGCATCCCTCAGACACAATCAATTCAAATACATGACTAGAAATAATAACAAAGCAAGAGGCTTAACACAAACCATCAGAAATTGGAGACAAAACAGTCCAACTTCAAACCCTAGTACACATTTTCAGAATAACAAAAGTTGCAATTACCTAAGCATATCTTTTGCAACCAAATTCAACTTTTAGCTCTGTGTtctatgtacaattttttaattatcaaattcacAAACCCCCACATATGGTTATGATCACACGCCAACCCAAGCCAAATTTCAGCACCATTTCCAACAAAAGATCATCAAATAACACTGAACAGAATCCATTAAAACCAatattcatcaaaatttaaCAGAACCCACCAATCCTAAAACCCCAAACTCGctcaaaccactataaattcACATGGCCAGcaacaaaataataacaaagcAAGAGGCTTTAACGGCTTTGCACAATAAGAACACCACGGGAAACCCAATTGAAGACAAAAGACTCCAACTTTAAAACCCTAGTGCACATTTCCACATCAACCCATGTTGGGCAAAGGGATTGTGAGCCTCACCCACAAGTGTCATCATAAACCCTAGAAGTTTGAGCCCCCCAAAGTCGGCAGAAGCTTTCAAGGAATTCTAGAGAGAGGAAattcaagagagagagagagagagttcttGGTGTGAAGAAACAAATGTCACTTTGCCAAGCCACCACAGTGTATATGGACAAGGtttccaaaatttattatttaaaaaaaaaaatataatttccaaataaattaattaatattatattattaaatgacAATAATGCCCTTTGGTTTGCCATGGTTGTATCTTCGGGAAGCCTTCGATTTTGGAAGGACAATGTTGGTATTTTTGTCAAAGTGGAGAGTACACTTGGAGGGGTTTCTTGGAGGGGGGAGCATGGCTCTTTGATGGAACTGCAGAGTAGCCTGGACTTTGTCCCCATTAGATTTGGGGGGTGGTTCTGGTGCTTCACGGTCTACCATGGTCAACCATGTGGCCGCAATTCTAGGCCGTTCGATTGGGTTAGGTTGACGTGTGATGCTTTGATTCACGTTGGTTGACCTGAGAAGCTAAAAATTTTATAGTGTACACGGCTGTGATGGGGCAGAGTTAAGCTAACAAGGTGGGTTTCGTATTGGACAATAACAACAAAATCTGAGCCGTTGATCTATCACAAACCATAGGATCAACAAGAAGGTACCTCCGGCAAGGCCCGGTATGTTttaggtcttttttttttttttggtgacaCAATCTTGTTACTTTAAATTTCCTACTTTGGGTTGCTAATGACAAGTCACCTAATAACtagcaaaaaatattttttaaaatgtgtgTAAAGTGACTGAAACACCCTCGGAATGGATAATGTGATTAGGGAAAGTGATTAAATTAAGAGAGCTTATGAGAGGGGTAAGTTTGGAATTccgaataaaaaatagtaccaTGTTTGGATGGCTCATGGAGCAGCAGCCAAAAGCCAGAAAACGTGCCCACAAAGCAAAAGAGAAAGAACTGATGTGGTGTGATCCTGGCCGTCCGATTATTCGCTAAGGGACCTTTTGGTCAACGGCTGATGTCCTCCCAAAGGGTTGGTGCCCTCGAAGCACGtgcttatcattttctttttttaattttattttataaatctatttttagagatatttattatttctttttctataattaCCCAATTATAGAAACAACTTaattcaaaaatttataaaaaaaatataataataaaggaaaataaaaatatatctttaaattccatatattttatcatatatttctccaaattaatttatttcttctatatataaaagaataattttgcaaatatatgatttttaataattatggttttaaaatttaaaagcttATGATCTTTAAGACCGTGTTTGGAACGCTGGATTATAGAATGAGAAGTCAATTCCATCCCTTAttcatttatgttttcaaattgttttttaaaatcaaaatctttcATTATTATAGAAACTAAATCCTATTTTTACTaagattttgattcatttattttgcatgGTATTATGATTCCATTCCattcttatcttatttttattcgtATTCTCACATACCTAACACACTTTAAAGTAACGCagaagaataaatttttaataatttatatatatattttaaagtaattaaatatagaagaagtataaatttatgaatattttgttttaaattaacatatattattattttatattttcataaaatccaaccatttaatatttataaatttgtgaTATTTTTATCCTCCACCAAAATTGAAGCacccaagagaaaagaaaagaagaggaagagaaaatgGGGGAGAAAACAAAGGGAAAGGGATGGAGACCTTAATGAAAGTACAAGTGGATGccccactttcttttcttttcttttcttttcttttctcccaaAAGGCCAAAAAGTGAAATGTTGATTGAGAGACCCATTTGGAGGGTTTGGAGTTGTCTTTGCTTCTTAGGACCTTGGCATGGGTGGCGGCTCCCATTTTTGGACTTTGGCTTGTCACCACATCATTGCCTTTTctctttgcctttttttttttctaaaataaaaaatgaaaaaaaaattctcttaatTATCTATCATGTTTGGATTCATAAGGgtattatttttcttgaataaaaaacaaattcataaaaataaattaaaatgtaatgatattttattgattaaaagctaaaatctaatattttatcatttaat from Vitis vinifera cultivar Pinot Noir 40024 chromosome 9, ASM3070453v1 includes these protein-coding regions:
- the LOC100254662 gene encoding pumilio homolog 5 isoform X2, whose protein sequence is MATESPMRMVESSGATKWPSSMDAATFVSPLKNMAAEELGLLLNGHRLHGDQSDMVPNRSGSAPPSMEGSFAAIGNLMTQRNNLDSSLASLSSAIENSESEEQLRSDPAYFAYYCSNVNLNPRLPPPLISRENQRLVRHIGGFGNNWRLTSFDDSGNGSLHLSRGSLSTHKEESEDDRSPRQTSDDWPESSSAVMPGQKTASSAGRHKSLVDLIQEDFPRTPSPVYNQSRSSSHAATEELLDLDVHAISLNDSSLEISKLPEPGPGTVDVSASTCTLDAPAIGLMPNKDDAANSFPSSSYSDRKHSSLPLPKDESSDKGGAGALVSGGAGLEVSRVESKTKASNVSSLLVAENNANKQEQKPSYERNMPPHHPYAQQSSPYKVQGVQAQVISQGMSHPYNGMEKLPHAPPKFSSVEVQPMMQSPGLTPPLYATAAAYIASGSPFYPNIQPSGLFAPQYGMGGYGLSSALVPQFIGGYPSPAAIPMPFDATSGPSFNVRTTGASMGESIPHELQNLNKFYGHHGLMLQPSFLDPLHMQYFQHPFEDAYGAAGQYGRLPPRGVIGGQDSSVSQKESHVSAYMGDQKLQPPTNGSLSVPSPRKGGIMGSSYYGSPPNMGVMTQFPASPLSSPILPGSPVGGTNHPGRRNEMRFPQGPIRNVGVYSGWQGQRGADNFEDPKKHSFLEELKSNNARKFELSDIAGRTVEFSVDQHGSRFIQQKLENCSGEEKASVFKEVLPHASRLMTDVFGNYVIQKFFEHGTPEQRRELAYQLAGQMIPLSLQMYGCRVIQKALEVIELDQKTQLVHELDGHVIRCVRDQNGNHVIQKCIECIPTEKIGFIISAFKGQVTVLSSHPYGCRVIQRVLEHCSEVSQSQFIVDEILESAYVLAEDQYGNYVTQHVLERGNPHERSQIISKLTGKIVQMSQHKYASNVIEKCLEYGSTSECELLIEEIIGQSEDNDNLLVMMKDQFANYVVQKILETSNDKQREILLNRIRVHLNALKKYTYGKHIVARFEQLCCEESPAPES
- the LOC100254662 gene encoding pumilio homolog 5 isoform X1, coding for MATESPMRMVESSGATKWPSSMDAATFVSPLKNMAAEELGLLLNGHRLHGDQSDMVPNRSGSAPPSMEGSFAAIGNLMTQRNNLDSSLASLSSAIENSESEEQLRSDPAYFAYYCSNVNLNPRLPPPLISRENQRLVRHIGGFGNNWRLTSFDDSGNGSLHLSRGSLSTHKEESEDDRSPRQTSDDWPESSSAVMPGQKTASSAGRHKSLVDLIQEDFPRTPSPVYNQSRSSSHAATEELLDLDVHAISLNDSSLEISKLPEPGPGTVDVSASTCTLDAPAIGLMPNKDDAANSFPSSSYSDRKHSSLPLPKDESSDKGGAGALVSGGAGLEVSRVESKTKASNVSSLLVAENNANKQEQKPSYERNMPPHHPYAQQSSPYKVQGVQAQVISQGMSHPYNGMEKLPHAPPKFSSVEVQPMMQSPGLTPPLYATAAAYIASGSPFYPNIQPSGLFAPQYGMGGYGLSSALVPQFIGGYPSPAAIPMPFDATSGPSFNVRTTGASMGESIPHELQNLNKFYGHHGLMLQPSFLDPLHMQYFQHPFEDAYGAAGQYGRLPPRGVIGGQDSSVSQKESHVSAYMGDQKLQPPTNGSLSVPSPRKGGIMGSSYYGSPPNMGVMTQFPASPLSSPILPGSPVGGTNHPGRRNEMRFPQGPIRNVGVYSGWQGQRGADNFEDPKKHSFLEELKSNNARKFELSDIAGRTVEFSVDQHGSRFIQQKLENCSGEEKASVFKEVLPHASRLMTDVFGNYVIQKFFEHGTPEQRRELAYQLAGQMIPLSLQMYGCRVIQKALEVIELDQKTQLVHELDGHVIRCVRDQNGNHVIQKCIECIPTEKIGFIISAFKGQVTVLSSHPYGCRVIQRVLEHCSEVSQSQFIVDEILESAYVLAEDQYGNYVTQHVLERGNPHERSQIISKLTGKIVQMSQHKYASNVIEKCLEYGSTSECELLIEEIIGQSEDNDNLLVMMKDQFANYVVQKILETSNDKQREILLNRIRVHLNALKKYTYGKHIVARFEQLCCEGTFCYDTFD